ATCTTTAAGTTTAGTAATGATTCCTCTAATTATTGTTTATTACATGTCAACTAGTATCATGAACTCAACAATAAACAAATACATTGAAAGTGAAGGGTTTTCTTTACAGATTGAACACAACGAAACTCAAAAGTATGAACTTCTTAAAGAAAGATTAGAAAAATTTAAAAAAGAACATCAGTATGATCATACATTAAGATACTTTTTTGAAAAAAGAACCTATGGAATAATTGGGAACCTAAAAAAACAAGGAGCCTTAATAAGAGCAGTGGAGCCCAGATTCATTGACGAAAATAGGCATATAAAATTAGTAGATGGAAAGAAAAGTTTAAAACAGGATGAAATAATAATATCGAGACAAATCAAAGAGAAACTTGATCTGAATATAAACGAACCTATCTACGTAATGGTACCCAATAGTAAGCACCAAAGAACATTACCTAGAGTAAAACAGTTTAATATATCTGGCATCGTTGAAACAGGATTAAGAGAAATTGACAAAAACTTAGTTTTCATATCGCTACAAGATTCACACATAATGGCAGAGGAATTTTCTAAAGGCATCATGGGACTATCCCTTAACTTCACTACTAAAGAACAAATTGGTGACTTAAAGGAAGTTCTTGCAAAAGAATTTACAGAATATAGAATCAAAACATTTTATGAACTTTACTTTAACAAATACATGAATCTAGAAACCAGCAAAAAACTATTATTGTTCATAATGGCATTTATTGTAATATTTGCAAGTATCAATATATCCTCATCTCTTTGTATGTTAATACTTGAAAACAAAAAGAAAATTGCAATATTTAAATCAATTGGAATGAATAATTTAAGTCTTAAAATGATATTTATACTAATAGCCCTCGTTTTAAGCTTCATATCTTGCATCATGGGAATAATCATTGGCAACTACATAACCATTAATATCGAATATCTAATCAATATGATAGACATCATTACTAATATAATTTCAAAAATAATATTTGGAGTTGAAAATACGGAACTTTTAAGCTCTGAATATCACATCTCTGAATTTAACGTTCAGATAAGCATAAAATTTAGCCTAATTGTCCTAGTGTCCTATACCCTATTAAGCATTGCAACAACACTCATTCCCTTAAACATCATTTCAAAGCTTAAAGAAAAAGAAATTCTGAGGTAAATCTTTTACTTACGACTAAAAATTAACTTGAATACACATTAACAATCTTAATGGAAGATAACTCTTCTTTAATATTAGGATAGATCTCTGCTGGGAAAATAGTCTTTAATACAAAATTTTGCCTGGTATGTTTCTTAAGAGAAGAATTTGATTCAGAAATTAATCTTCGTCGCAAAGATCTAATAGTCAAACCTCCCTTATTAAGATAAGCAATCTCAACTTCCAAACTTTTAATATCATCTTTTAAGTTATTAAACACCTCTATTAAAGAATTTGCCTCATAAATTCCAAAAGATTGTTTGAAATAACTTCCAAGATATTTAAAACTTAAAATTGAAGAATCTGTGTTTAAATTAAAACCAGAAATATTGTCAATTCCACTAAAAAATTCAACCAAAAAAATATCAAGAACTATCCTTTTGGGGTGCCCTTTAATCTCTCTAGAAATGTTACATACAAAATCAAGTGGAACGTACACCCCTCTGCCCCATCTATTAGGCAAATCACTTATCCTTTCAAAAACTTTACTCAACATGGGTTTATTCAAATCATCATAAACAGTAACACCATAAGAAATTTTTTTAATAGGTTCTTTATTCGAAATAACCCCTGCTTTCAACTGATAAGAATGCGCATCTTCAAAAACTAATACCTTGGCCCCCTCAACTTCAACATGGTATAAAGCATAAGGGTCTGAGGCAAGACTAGCAGATTCAACGACTAAATCAGACGCCCTTGTAATGGAAGGCAATCCCTGTTTTATGACGGTCTCCGGTACTTCTTCCTGTTCTCTGCCAAAATTCTCCTCCCCACCAATAAAAGAATGTGCCATTGTATACGTGAAAAAAGAGACAATACCTATTAATACAAGACCCAACAATAATACTAGTATTATATGTTTAAATTTTATATTCTCATCATAAGAGCTTAAGTCAACTCCCCCCGCTATTCCAAATTCCCTGGCTTGTAATCCTACATGTACTAATCTGTTGTTTCCGTTTCCATTATTCAATTTTCTCACAACTTTCTCATAAAGATTTAAAAACGAAGTAAACATGTTCTTATTATGAAAGGCATACAAGTATATATCCTCGAGTTCTTTTAAAGCAGAATTCAATTGCCCCCCCTGTTCTAATCTTTGTGCTCTATCATATCCCCTAGAAAAATGTACTCTAATATTTTCAATATCATTATCAGACAAATCCGCCCGTAAAATAATATCTCTCATACTCTTTTCTCTTAATACCCTACTCCTATACTTACTTAACCTAGATAAATAAATCTTAATTCGTTCTTCAGAAGTCTTACTCATTATCCTCTAACTCATCAACCTTCTTTAAAAGCCAATAAGCAATATTCTTAGCGGTATCTTTTGTAATAGAAATTCCAACGAAAGAATTTATTAAAATCACCCTTTCCTTAGAGCCCTTCGGCCCTCCAGATATTTCTTCCAACGCTCCTTCTTTAGTCTTAGTAAACACAATCTCCTCAGGTATTTCTGTGGATTCAAAAACAAGATCACAAAAAATCTCTCCAGTATTAGTTACATTCCCATAAATATTATTAACAGGTACTAACTTATAATCCTCAGCCTTCTCAAACTTATAAATCATTTCTTTCATAACAACACGAATTATAACATAAAGATATACTCAAAATATAAAAGCTGAAGTCCACCCCCGCCTTAAAAGTAAAATACCAATTGCAAAATGATTCTCATTATAAAAATAAAATAATAAATAGTGTTATAATCTTTAAAACAAAGCCTTTCATTTTAGA
The sequence above is drawn from the Borrelia sp. RT5S genome and encodes:
- a CDS encoding ABC transporter permease: MMHPNIKELAKIAYIIFINSTNKKALIGSGVSLSLVMIPLIIVYYMSTSIMNSTINKYIESEGFSLQIEHNETQKYELLKERLEKFKKEHQYDHTLRYFFEKRTYGIIGNLKKQGALIRAVEPRFIDENRHIKLVDGKKSLKQDEIIISRQIKEKLDLNINEPIYVMVPNSKHQRTLPRVKQFNISGIVETGLREIDKNLVFISLQDSHIMAEEFSKGIMGLSLNFTTKEQIGDLKEVLAKEFTEYRIKTFYELYFNKYMNLETSKKLLLFIMAFIVIFASINISSSLCMLILENKKKIAIFKSIGMNNLSLKMIFILIALVLSFISCIMGIIIGNYITINIEYLINMIDIITNIISKIIFGVENTELLSSEYHISEFNVQISIKFSLIVLVSYTLLSIATTLIPLNIISKLKEKEILR